The following coding sequences lie in one Cydia strobilella chromosome 20, ilCydStro3.1, whole genome shotgun sequence genomic window:
- the LOC134750709 gene encoding general odorant-binding protein 69a-like, producing the protein MFRCGVFSATVAILMLGVSCMDDEMLELMKMLRENCGEESGVDLSLVEKINQGADLMPDPKLKCYTKCIMETAGMLSEGEVDVEATVALLPEDMKAKNEKSIRACGTQKGGDDCETAFLTQVCWQKANKADYFLV; encoded by the coding sequence atgtTTAGATGTGGAGTTTTCAGTGCCACGGTGGCAATATTGATGCTTGGAGTGAGCTGCATGGATGACGAAATGTTGGAATTAATGAAAATGTTACGAGAGAATTGCGGAGAGGAATCAGGAGTTGACCTCAGCTTAGTGGAGAAAATAAATCAAGGAGCCGATTTGATGCCTGACCCTAAACTGAAATGCTACACCAAATGCATCATGGAGACAGCGGGTATGTTGTCAGAGGGAGAGGTAGATGTTGAGGCAACTGTGGCTCTGCTACCGGAAGATATGAAAGCTAAAAATGAGAAGAGCATACGAGCCTGCGGAACGCAGAAAGGTGGGGATGACTGTGAGACCGCATTCCTCACCCAGGTATGCTGGCAGAAAGCAAACAAGGCAGACTACTTTTTAGTTTAA